Proteins encoded in a region of the Acidobacteriota bacterium genome:
- a CDS encoding DUF1810 domain-containing protein produces MEDDDPFNLQRFVEAQHGSYERALGEVKNGRKITHWMWYIFPQIAGLGESDMARKYAIGSLDEAREYLTHWVLGPRLREISAACLAHREKTAEEIFGRTDTLKLRSSMTLFAQIAEPGSVFEQVLDAFFDGAPDEKTLELLAVSSDGS; encoded by the coding sequence ATGGAAGACGATGACCCCTTCAACCTTCAACGCTTTGTCGAGGCCCAACACGGCAGCTACGAAAGGGCGCTTGGTGAGGTAAAGAACGGACGAAAAATAACTCATTGGATGTGGTACATCTTTCCGCAGATCGCCGGACTTGGGGAGTCTGATATGGCTCGGAAGTACGCGATCGGCTCGCTTGACGAAGCCCGCGAATACCTTACCCACTGGGTGCTCGGCCCGCGGCTTCGCGAGATCTCCGCGGCCTGCCTCGCACACCGCGAAAAAACGGCAGAGGAGATCTTCGGCCGCACCGACACATTGAAGCTCCGCTCCTCGATGACGCTTTTTGCCCAGATCGCCGAGCCGGGCTCGGTCTTCGAACAGGTCCTTGATGCTTTTTTCGACGGCGCGCCGGATGAGAAAACGCTCGAGTTGCTTGCGGTTAGTTCGGACGGTTCTTAG
- a CDS encoding type II toxin-antitoxin system RelE/ParE family toxin, protein MAKYRIEFKRSVFKDLRPIPKADVKRILKRIDALAADPRGPGSEKLSGQERYRVRQGNYRILYTIEDDRLIVTVVQIGKRSEIYDR, encoded by the coding sequence ATGGCAAAATATAGGATCGAATTCAAGCGGTCGGTCTTCAAGGACCTGCGGCCGATACCGAAGGCGGACGTCAAACGCATCCTCAAGCGGATCGACGCTCTCGCCGCCGATCCACGCGGCCCCGGCAGCGAAAAGCTCTCAGGCCAGGAACGCTACCGCGTCCGGCAGGGCAACTACCGCATCCTCTACACGATCGAGGACGACCGACTCATTGTCACCGTCGTCCAAATCGGCAAACGAAGCGAGATCTATGACCGCTGA
- the tkt gene encoding transketolase, with amino-acid sequence MTTATKPTKKTDIDTLCINTIRTLSLDAIQKANSGHPGLPLGMAPAAYVLWTKFLRHNPKNPKWFGRDRFLLSAGHGSMLIYSLLHLTGYDLGLDEIKNFRQLHSRTPGHPENILTPGVEITTGPLGQGFANGVGMAMAAAHLAARFNKPGHRIVDGFIYGIVSDGDLMEGVSYEAASMAGHLQLGSLIYLYDDNRITIDGSTDLAFSEDVTKRFESCGWAVSTVEDGNDIKAIEAAIKAAQKIKDRPKLIRVKTIIGFGMPKQGTSKAHSDAPGTDAVKETKRNLGWPENKTFFIPKEALSHFHSAVKAGAKLEKEWEAGIKKYAKAFPELGKQLATIRKGNLPEGWEVALPKFDGTEAKATRAYSGEVINAIAGTIPAMIGGSADLSPSNNTVIKDSKDFQAGSYQNRNIHYGVREHAMGSAMNGMALFGSVIPFGGTFQTFSDYMRPAIRLAALSHLQVIYVFTHDSIGLGEDGPTHQSVEHLAALRAIPNLVLIRPCDAHETREAWRAALKRENGPTAFAFSRQKVALIDRKKFAKADGLHKGGYVLAEAADKAGKRAEPKLILIATGSEVGLAMEAREKLNAAGTPTRVVSMPCWEFFDEQSAKYKETVLPAKVKARLAIEAGVSMGWAKYVGDAGDTLCVDKFGTSAPAEDVFRDYGFTVENVVKMAKKLV; translated from the coding sequence ATGACAACCGCGACCAAACCGACCAAGAAAACCGACATCGACACACTTTGCATCAACACCATCCGCACGCTTTCGCTGGATGCGATACAGAAGGCGAACTCGGGGCATCCGGGGTTGCCGCTCGGGATGGCACCGGCGGCGTATGTGCTCTGGACCAAGTTTCTGCGGCACAACCCGAAGAACCCGAAATGGTTTGGCCGCGACCGCTTTCTGCTCTCGGCGGGGCATGGGTCGATGCTGATCTATTCGCTGCTGCACCTGACCGGCTACGACCTCGGGCTCGACGAGATAAAGAATTTTCGCCAGCTCCATTCGCGGACGCCCGGCCATCCGGAGAACATTTTGACGCCCGGAGTCGAGATAACGACCGGCCCGCTCGGCCAGGGCTTTGCCAATGGCGTCGGGATGGCGATGGCCGCGGCGCATCTTGCCGCCCGGTTCAACAAGCCCGGCCACCGGATAGTTGATGGCTTCATTTACGGCATTGTTTCGGACGGCGACCTGATGGAAGGCGTGAGTTACGAGGCGGCGTCGATGGCCGGGCATTTGCAGCTCGGCAGCCTGATCTATCTTTACGATGATAACCGGATAACGATCGACGGCTCGACCGATTTGGCTTTCTCAGAAGATGTGACGAAGCGGTTCGAGAGCTGCGGCTGGGCGGTTTCGACAGTCGAAGACGGCAACGACATCAAAGCGATCGAGGCGGCGATAAAGGCGGCGCAAAAGATAAAGGACCGGCCGAAGCTGATCCGCGTAAAGACAATTATCGGTTTCGGGATGCCGAAGCAGGGCACCTCAAAGGCACACTCAGACGCACCCGGCACCGACGCCGTAAAGGAGACGAAGCGGAACCTCGGCTGGCCGGAGAACAAGACCTTTTTTATCCCAAAGGAAGCCTTGTCGCATTTCCACTCGGCGGTGAAGGCGGGTGCAAAGCTCGAAAAGGAATGGGAAGCGGGCATCAAGAAATACGCAAAGGCATTTCCGGAACTCGGGAAGCAGCTAGCGACCATTCGCAAGGGCAATCTGCCCGAGGGTTGGGAAGTGGCCTTGCCGAAATTTGACGGCACCGAGGCCAAGGCGACGCGGGCTTATAGCGGCGAGGTGATCAACGCGATCGCCGGGACGATTCCGGCGATGATCGGCGGCTCGGCTGATCTTTCGCCATCGAACAATACGGTCATCAAAGATTCGAAAGATTTTCAGGCCGGAAGCTACCAGAACCGCAACATCCATTACGGCGTCCGCGAGCACGCGATGGGCTCGGCGATGAACGGCATGGCGCTCTTCGGGAGCGTGATACCGTTTGGCGGAACGTTTCAGACGTTTTCGGACTACATGCGGCCGGCGATCCGCCTGGCGGCACTCTCGCACCTTCAGGTGATTTACGTTTTTACGCACGACTCGATCGGGCTCGGCGAGGACGGTCCGACGCACCAATCGGTCGAGCATCTGGCGGCACTGCGGGCGATACCGAATCTTGTTTTGATCCGTCCCTGCGACGCACACGAAACTCGCGAGGCCTGGCGTGCGGCTCTGAAACGCGAGAATGGCCCGACGGCATTTGCCTTCTCACGGCAGAAGGTTGCACTCATCGACCGCAAGAAATTTGCCAAGGCCGACGGCTTGCACAAGGGCGGTTACGTCCTTGCCGAGGCCGCCGACAAGGCCGGCAAAAGAGCCGAGCCGAAGCTGATCCTGATCGCGACCGGTTCCGAGGTCGGGCTCGCGATGGAAGCACGCGAAAAACTCAATGCCGCCGGAACGCCGACGCGGGTCGTCTCAATGCCCTGCTGGGAATTTTTCGACGAGCAATCGGCGAAATATAAAGAGACCGTTTTGCCGGCAAAGGTAAAGGCACGGCTCGCGATCGAGGCCGGAGTTTCGATGGGCTGGGCAAAGTACGTCGGCGACGCCGGCGACACGCTCTGCGTGGACAAATTCGGCACCTCAGCCCCGGCCGAGGACGTCTTCCGCGACTACGGCTTCACGGTCGAGAACGTGGTAAAGATGGCGAAGAAGCTCGTTTAG
- a CDS encoding dihydrofolate reductase has product MTLIGIVAIAENFAIGKGGKLPWHYPADLRFFKETTTGNAVVMGRTTWASIGRPLPNRLNIVLSRSGSIEPQPGVILLRSKEEVLSLAGYLKCDVFIIGGAKTYENFADVIDKWIVTEIPETVEDADVFMQRDFLRGFTSSETVELGEALRASSYVRD; this is encoded by the coding sequence ATGACACTTATCGGCATTGTGGCCATTGCGGAGAATTTTGCGATCGGGAAGGGCGGGAAGCTGCCGTGGCATTATCCGGCGGACCTGAGGTTTTTTAAAGAGACGACGACGGGCAATGCGGTGGTGATGGGGCGGACAACGTGGGCCTCGATCGGGCGGCCGCTGCCGAACCGGCTCAATATCGTGCTCAGCCGCAGCGGCAGCATCGAGCCGCAGCCGGGCGTAATTCTGCTCCGGAGCAAAGAGGAAGTGCTATCGCTCGCCGGTTATCTTAAGTGCGATGTGTTCATCATCGGCGGTGCGAAGACCTACGAGAACTTCGCCGATGTTATAGATAAATGGATCGTCACGGAGATCCCGGAAACGGTCGAGGATGCGGATGTTTTTATGCAGCGGGATTTTTTGCGGGGATTTACTTCCAGCGAAACGGTCGAGCTTGGCGAGGCCCTCCGGGCGAGCAGCTACGTTCGCGATTGA
- a CDS encoding class I SAM-dependent methyltransferase — MITAGLKEHIRANEAAFGLGLTDEQIARLEGLAAIIAEHNEMLHLVAPCDAEEFAIRHILESLYLLTFLPAEAHIADIGTGAGLPSLPCLLVREGLRATLIESKEKKCKYLEEAVERLGLGNRVAIVNRQFEEAELGEANVITTRALDKLSRKLAKLLKWAAGRELVLFSGPAVGEALKKIGTRHTEHLIPLSEQRYVFVIPPRVTKRKS, encoded by the coding sequence GTGATCACAGCCGGACTAAAAGAGCACATACGGGCAAACGAGGCCGCCTTTGGGCTTGGGCTGACCGATGAGCAGATCGCGAGGCTTGAGGGCCTCGCCGCCATCATCGCCGAGCACAACGAGATGCTCCACCTGGTCGCGCCCTGCGACGCGGAGGAGTTCGCCATTCGCCACATTCTCGAAAGCCTTTACCTGCTCACGTTTCTGCCCGCCGAGGCGCACATTGCCGATATCGGCACCGGCGCGGGCTTGCCCTCGCTGCCGTGCCTGCTCGTCCGCGAAGGGCTGCGGGCAACGCTGATCGAATCGAAAGAAAAGAAGTGCAAGTACCTGGAAGAAGCAGTGGAAAGGCTCGGGCTTGGGAACCGGGTCGCGATCGTAAATCGGCAGTTTGAAGAGGCCGAGCTAGGTGAGGCGAACGTCATCACGACCCGCGCGCTCGATAAGCTTTCTCGCAAGCTCGCGAAGCTGCTCAAATGGGCCGCGGGCCGCGAGCTTGTGCTTTTCAGCGGGCCGGCGGTTGGCGAAGCTCTAAAGAAGATCGGGACGCGGCACACCGAGCACCTCATCCCGCTTTCCGAACAGCGATACGTTTTCGTGATTCCGCCGCGAGTTACCAAACGCAAGAGCTAG
- a CDS encoding gluconokinase — MAKELILGLDVGSSSVRGALFDGGGRMLKRTFVKEERRLAATRDGGAEIDAARALRQVVGVIDAVLERAPAGEVTHVAACTFWHSLLGIDAKGKPTTPVFGWADNRSRGHVAKLRRQLDESAVHQRTGAHFHSSFWPAKLLWLRAEHKDIWRRTARWCSLGDHLQMHFTGEAASDVSMASGTGIFDLRQGIWDAELAGFLKLKPAMLPPFAAGGMAFPLLPKWRKRWPRLAEARWLPAVADGVANSVGSGCIDEARAALMLGTSGAVRVVLDKPPEKIPDGLWCYRVYARRFILGGAISDGGGLYDRLMQILRVDMSDAAIGKEMAKRGADSHGLTFMPFLAGERSTGYDEFRTGEIRGLTMATDAIDILQAAMESVVYRLAEIFGRLESVCPVREVIASGGAITASPVWPQMIADVLGRDIEVNSEPEASLRGAVLLALEKTGKIELTDGLSAIKTRTISSHPTCHAVYQKARKRHRSVYGSIEKTDK; from the coding sequence ATGGCGAAGGAACTCATTTTAGGTTTGGACGTCGGCTCGTCGAGCGTTCGCGGAGCGCTTTTTGATGGCGGCGGGCGGATGCTGAAGCGGACGTTCGTCAAAGAGGAGCGGCGGCTTGCGGCGACCCGCGATGGCGGTGCGGAGATAGATGCGGCGAGGGCATTGCGGCAGGTTGTCGGCGTCATCGATGCCGTGCTTGAGCGTGCGCCCGCAGGTGAGGTAACGCACGTCGCGGCGTGCACATTTTGGCATAGCCTTTTGGGCATTGACGCGAAAGGCAAGCCGACGACGCCGGTGTTCGGCTGGGCAGATAACCGCAGCCGCGGGCATGTCGCCAAGCTCCGGCGGCAGCTTGACGAGTCGGCCGTGCATCAGCGAACAGGAGCACATTTTCACTCGAGCTTTTGGCCGGCGAAGCTGCTGTGGCTCAGGGCCGAACACAAAGACATCTGGCGGCGGACGGCCCGCTGGTGCTCGCTCGGCGATCACCTGCAAATGCATTTTACGGGCGAGGCGGCGAGCGACGTCTCGATGGCCTCGGGCACGGGAATATTCGACCTGCGGCAGGGCATCTGGGATGCGGAGCTTGCGGGTTTTCTTAAGCTCAAGCCGGCGATGTTGCCGCCATTCGCTGCGGGCGGGATGGCATTTCCGCTTCTGCCAAAGTGGCGAAAGCGTTGGCCGCGACTTGCCGAGGCGAGATGGCTTCCGGCGGTCGCCGATGGTGTGGCGAACAGTGTCGGTTCGGGATGTATCGACGAGGCGCGAGCGGCACTGATGCTCGGGACAAGCGGTGCGGTCAGGGTCGTTTTGGACAAACCGCCGGAAAAGATACCCGACGGGCTTTGGTGCTATCGCGTTTACGCTCGGCGTTTTATCCTCGGCGGGGCGATCTCAGACGGCGGCGGGCTTTATGACCGGCTGATGCAGATCCTGCGGGTCGATATGTCCGACGCGGCGATCGGTAAAGAAATGGCGAAACGTGGTGCGGACTCGCATGGCCTGACATTTATGCCGTTCCTCGCCGGCGAACGAAGCACGGGCTACGATGAATTTCGCACGGGCGAGATCCGCGGGTTAACAATGGCGACGGACGCCATCGACATCCTGCAGGCGGCGATGGAATCGGTCGTATACCGGCTGGCCGAGATCTTCGGCCGCCTCGAGAGCGTTTGCCCGGTCCGCGAGGTCATCGCTTCAGGCGGAGCGATAACGGCCTCACCGGTATGGCCGCAGATGATCGCCGACGTCCTCGGCCGCGATATCGAGGTAAATTCCGAGCCCGAAGCCTCATTGCGCGGAGCGGTTTTGCTTGCACTGGAGAAGACTGGCAAAATAGAGCTTACCGACGGGCTTTCAGCAATTAAAACTAGAACAATTTCGTCTCATCCGACGTGCCACGCCGTTTACCAAAAAGCGCGGAAGCGTCACCGGAGCGTTTACGGATCGATCGAGAAAACCGACAAATGA
- a CDS encoding CopG family transcriptional regulator, translating into MSTETKRSTIYLDPAIHRAVKLKSASTSRSISDIVNDALRESLREDQEDLAAFDARAKEPVISYEAMLAKLKADGKI; encoded by the coding sequence ATGTCAACGGAAACAAAGCGATCGACCATCTATCTTGACCCGGCGATCCATCGTGCGGTCAAGCTCAAATCGGCCTCGACCAGCCGCTCGATATCGGACATCGTGAACGATGCTCTCAGGGAAAGCCTTCGCGAGGATCAGGAAGACCTGGCTGCTTTTGACGCCCGGGCGAAGGAACCTGTTATCTCGTATGAAGCGATGCTCGCGAAGCTAAAGGCCGATGGCAAAATATAG
- a CDS encoding tetratricopeptide repeat protein codes for MRLRFTITLTFVLLLFPMLAFSQTAEQLARAKVLFDQGLANYERRQYDAAIANYTEYLKIRPNEPTAWFNRGLAHYYKTLASPNEAGYRQAAADVSQAIKLDSKHAVYWHTRGGIYSHLMAVDFAPSRDRAIADFTQAIRLDPKYAPAFRERGVVYERVNRNREALADLNTAIRLDPTNAVAHYTRAKVFGAQKNYAAARRDAETAIRLDRNYSVARIYLDYINSEERKASSVAQKPQPTRPAPARPRPTPAAMRPPTTAAKLPAEVTSAAEAFQLASAAEAARNHRQTVAHASRALELLPMAGPTQPRDDLMLSVFMGALEMRARAYSALADNARSDADYERAAKATMDATVRYMNAATAALDRDTGSSGAGLIKSSVESGKAVIYCTSGLETAKEWVDTVDRTRPNVRIDAFKAVLTMAGVREICVQAHIMYAGDQAGQAILQIGNKAKYYSDALETLRKAIAMMPNYAAIYKERAKIHRRFGRADLAVADEQKVRELEAAKNRPN; via the coding sequence ATGAGACTCCGATTCACAATAACCCTCACATTCGTTCTGCTTTTGTTTCCGATGCTGGCTTTCTCGCAGACTGCTGAGCAGCTTGCGCGGGCGAAGGTGCTTTTTGATCAGGGGTTGGCGAACTACGAGCGAAGGCAATACGACGCGGCGATCGCGAATTACACGGAATATCTGAAGATCCGGCCGAATGAACCGACAGCGTGGTTCAACCGGGGTTTGGCTCACTACTATAAGACGCTGGCAAGCCCAAATGAAGCGGGCTACCGGCAAGCGGCGGCAGATGTTTCGCAGGCGATCAAGCTGGACAGCAAGCACGCTGTTTATTGGCACACGCGCGGCGGCATTTATTCGCATTTGATGGCGGTCGATTTTGCGCCTTCGCGTGATAGAGCGATCGCTGATTTCACACAGGCCATCCGGCTCGACCCGAAATATGCACCGGCTTTCCGCGAACGCGGCGTGGTTTACGAACGGGTAAACCGCAACCGCGAGGCTCTTGCCGACCTGAACACGGCGATCCGGCTCGATCCGACGAACGCCGTCGCCCATTACACCCGGGCAAAGGTCTTTGGGGCCCAAAAGAACTACGCCGCGGCCCGTCGCGATGCCGAGACGGCGATCCGGCTGGATCGGAACTACTCGGTCGCGAGGATCTACCTCGATTACATAAACAGCGAGGAGCGGAAGGCGAGTTCCGTCGCTCAAAAGCCGCAACCGACGCGGCCCGCTCCCGCTCGCCCGCGGCCGACCCCGGCGGCGATGCGTCCGCCGACTACCGCGGCAAAGCTGCCTGCGGAGGTGACGAGTGCAGCCGAGGCATTTCAGCTTGCGAGTGCCGCCGAAGCGGCTCGCAACCACCGACAGACGGTCGCCCATGCGAGCCGAGCTCTGGAGCTGTTGCCGATGGCCGGCCCAACGCAACCGCGGGATGACCTGATGCTCAGTGTTTTTATGGGTGCGCTCGAGATGAGGGCTCGGGCATACTCGGCTCTCGCCGACAACGCGAGATCAGATGCCGATTACGAGCGGGCGGCCAAGGCGACGATGGACGCAACCGTCCGCTACATGAATGCCGCCACAGCCGCGCTCGACCGCGACACGGGTTCTTCCGGAGCCGGCCTGATAAAGTCGTCGGTCGAATCCGGCAAGGCCGTCATCTATTGCACTTCGGGACTCGAGACGGCGAAGGAATGGGTCGATACGGTTGACCGGACGCGGCCGAACGTTCGGATCGACGCTTTCAAGGCAGTATTGACCATGGCGGGCGTCCGCGAGATCTGTGTGCAGGCTCACATAATGTATGCCGGCGACCAGGCTGGGCAGGCGATCTTGCAGATCGGTAACAAGGCGAAATACTATTCGGACGCTCTCGAAACACTCCGGAAAGCCATCGCGATGATGCCGAACTATGCCGCCATCTACAAGGAAAGAGCAAAGATCCATCGCCGTTTTGGGCGTGCGGACCTTGCCGTCGCAGATGAACAAAAGGTCCGCGAACTCGAGGCGGCTAAGAACCGTCCGAACTAA
- a CDS encoding DUF2071 domain-containing protein, whose protein sequence is MRKFLSAEWRDLIMANYEVPPELLASRVPAGTELDLHEGRCFVSLVGFMFLDTRVMEFLVPFHVNFEEVNLRFYVVRETEGEIRRGVVFVKEIVPRAAIAMIARRLYGELYERWRMSHFRDALHVRYSWEKGECRNTISVESGANLGVPGEGSHEEFIIEHYWGYTKRRGGRTDEYKVEHPKWELFAAERPHIDVDFGCTYGPEFAFLGEEKPYSVVLAKGSEIAVYKGKSLN, encoded by the coding sequence ATGCGAAAGTTCTTATCGGCCGAATGGCGCGACCTGATAATGGCGAACTACGAGGTTCCGCCCGAGTTGCTTGCGTCGCGTGTTCCCGCGGGGACGGAGCTTGACCTTCATGAAGGCCGCTGCTTTGTCAGCCTGGTCGGGTTCATGTTCCTCGATACGCGGGTTATGGAATTCCTTGTCCCGTTCCATGTAAATTTTGAAGAGGTGAACCTTCGGTTCTACGTCGTCCGCGAGACGGAGGGCGAGATCCGCCGCGGGGTGGTTTTTGTAAAAGAGATCGTGCCGCGGGCGGCTATAGCGATGATCGCCCGGAGGCTCTACGGCGAGCTCTACGAACGCTGGCGGATGTCGCACTTCCGCGATGCGCTCCATGTTCGTTACTCATGGGAAAAGGGCGAATGCCGCAACACGATAAGCGTCGAGAGCGGGGCAAACCTCGGCGTGCCAGGCGAGGGCTCGCACGAGGAGTTCATAATCGAACATTACTGGGGCTATACAAAACGCCGCGGCGGCCGGACGGACGAATACAAGGTGGAGCACCCGAAATGGGAGCTATTTGCCGCCGAAAGGCCGCACATCGACGTCGATTTCGGCTGCACCTACGGGCCGGAATTTGCGTTTCTCGGCGAAGAAAAGCCGTATTCGGTCGTCCTCGCCAAGGGGTCGGAAATCGCAGTTTACAAGGGCAAGTCTTTGAACTAA
- a CDS encoding DUF962 domain-containing protein, which translates to MMGGRSWDEWIEEYAEGHQHPVNRLTHSFGIPMIAISILMVPVCFLVAGLWKFALGLFILGWVLQFVGHYFEGKPPEFFKDWRFLFVGLRWWFKKVVGIKG; encoded by the coding sequence ATGATGGGAGGCAGAAGCTGGGACGAGTGGATCGAGGAATATGCCGAAGGGCATCAGCACCCGGTAAATCGGCTGACGCACAGTTTTGGCATACCGATGATCGCCATTTCGATCCTGATGGTGCCGGTATGTTTCCTTGTTGCCGGGCTTTGGAAATTCGCACTCGGGCTTTTCATCCTCGGCTGGGTGCTTCAGTTCGTCGGGCACTATTTTGAAGGCAAGCCGCCGGAGTTTTTCAAAGACTGGCGTTTTCTCTTCGTAGGGCTGCGGTGGTGGTTCAAGAAGGTCGTCGGAATTAAGGGCTAA
- a CDS encoding DUF1304 domain-containing protein: protein MKIVAAILTAVVALEHIGILVLEMFFWDHPVGRQVFGMTPEVSAASATLAANQGLYNGFLAAGLIWGLVSGRRELKLFFLGCVVVAGVFGAATAKGSILYTQALPAAVALGAVLLADRKS, encoded by the coding sequence ATGAAGATCGTTGCTGCGATATTGACCGCTGTCGTTGCCCTTGAGCACATTGGGATACTCGTGCTTGAGATGTTCTTTTGGGACCATCCGGTCGGGCGGCAGGTGTTTGGGATGACGCCGGAGGTTTCGGCCGCTTCGGCCACGCTCGCGGCAAATCAGGGGCTTTATAATGGCTTTCTCGCGGCGGGTTTGATCTGGGGGCTTGTCAGCGGCCGGCGTGAGCTTAAGCTTTTCTTCCTCGGGTGCGTTGTCGTTGCCGGGGTTTTCGGAGCGGCGACGGCAAAGGGCTCGATACTTTATACTCAGGCGTTGCCGGCCGCGGTTGCGCTAGGTGCCGTGCTTCTCGCCGATCGAAAAAGCTAG